One segment of Kwoniella pini CBS 10737 chromosome 9, complete sequence DNA contains the following:
- a CDS encoding phospholipase B yields the protein MITPALLAILAIPTAFAAHPLSREASTREIEGYEGLTRREAQELAIRSLGDKSYAPYQVDCPTGLTWIRNATEGLSQGEKDFLTKREQKTGPAVNTMASSHGIPNPPRTPSIGVALAGGGYRAMLTGLGGVMGMMNQSSEGSASGLGGWLDGVTYWAGLSGGSWATGTFMANGGALPSDLLTNLWNLDSNLIFPDDDKLSFYTSLVTETNAKKDAGFPTQLTDLWGLAIASHMLPTQYQLSNTPNLTFSQLPSVISQLGDADLPMPIIIAAEREAGELVVAENATVWEFTPYEFGSWAFGSVQKSIGAFTNLEYLGSELNGGQPNGTCFKGFDQLSYVMGTSATLFNGALLAINGTDTGLVTGLIEGFLQDLGEDQEDISRVPNSFANYNSGENPIAELEYITLVDAGETNQNIPIEPLLVPLREVDAIIAFDSSYDSTYIWPNGTALRTTFERAKVLAETTGTNIRMPEVPSENGFVNGGYNTRPTFFGCNDTTTPLIIYVPNYPWSAAANTSTYQLSYTNQEAEMTLNNGMRSLTLNGSIETWPKCFACALTDRSFGYTSENRTSDCQSCFDTWCWAGDDNTTTPNTYEPVIGSIPPWLISKGLTTNSTSTPTNAKGANTTSSTQTTTSGAEKISLSSGIMMIGGSIVALGMLL from the exons ATGATCACACCAGCACTTCTGGCTATTCTGGCCATACCCACTGCATTCGCCGCTCATCCACTCTCACGAGAGGCCTCAACTagagaaattgaaggatatGAAGGTCTTACAAGAAGAGAAGCTCAGGAATTAGCAATCAGATCACTGGGTGACAAGTCTTATGCACCTTATCAGGTAGACTGTCCCACTGGATTGACTTGGATACGGAATGCTACT GAAGGGTTATCTCAAGGAGAAAAAGACTTCTTGACCAAACGAGAACAAAAGACCGGACCTGCCGTCAATACTATGGCTTCTTCCCATGGTATACCTAATCCTCCTAGAACACCTAGCATTGGTGTCGCCTTAGCTGGAGGAGGATATAGAGCGATGTT GACCGGTCTAGGCGGTGTCATGGGAATGATGAATCAGTCATCTGAAGGCTCTGCTAGTGGTCTTGGTGGTTGGTTAGACGGTGTCACCTATTGGGCTGGTTTGAGTGGTGGAAGTTGGGCAACGGGAACTTTCATGGCTAACGGCGGGGCATTGCCTTCGGACTTGTTGACCAAC CTTTGGAATTTGGATTCCAACCTGATTTTCCCGGATGATGACAAATTATCCTTCTACACTTCTTTGGTGACCGAAACGAACGCAAAGAAAGATGCAGGATTTCCAACCCAACTTACCGATTTATGGGGACTTGCAATCGCTTCTCACATGTTACCTAcccaatatcaattatccAATACCCCCAACTTGACTTTCTCTCAACTCCCTTCAGTAATTTCACAATTGGGAGACGCGGATTTACCTATGCCCATTATTATCGCTGCTGAACGAGAAGCTGGGGAACTAGTTGTTGCTGAGAATGCCACTGTTTGGGAATTTACACCTTATGAATTTGGTTCTTGGGCTTTTGGATCCGTTCAAAAGTCGATTGGAGCTTTTACCAATTTAGAGTATCTGGGAAGTGAACTAAATGGAGGACAACCTAATGGAACTTGTTTCAAGggttttgatcaattatc CTACGTTATGGGAACCTCTGCAACCCTTTTCAATGGCGCTTTGCTGGCAATCAACGGTACTGATACAGGTCTAGTTACCGGGCTCATTGAAGGTTTCTTGCAAGACCTAGGAGAGGATCAGGAAGATATTTCGAGGGTACCTAACTCATTCGCCAATTACAATTCCGGCGAGAACCCC ATTGCCGAACTCGAATACATCACTTTAGTAGATGCCGGagaaacaaatcaaaatatccCAATTGAACCCCTTCTAGTCCCTCTCAGAGAAGTCGACGCCATCATAGCATTTGATTCTTCCTATGATTCCACCTACATATGGCCAAATGGTACTGCACTGAGAACGACTTTCGAAAGAGCAAAGGTTTTAGCCGAAACTACAGGAACTAACATTCGAATGCCTGAAGTACCATCTGAGAATGGATTTGTTAATGGTGGATACAATACAAGACCAACTTTCTTCGGATGTAACGATACTACTACAcctttgatcatttatGTACCTAATTATCCATGGAGTGCAGCTGCTAACACTTCGACT TATCAATTAAGTTATACAAATCAAGAAGCAGAAATGACATTAAATAATGGAATGAGATCATTAACTTTAAATGGATCAATTGAAACTTGGCCAAAATGTTTTGCATGTGCATTAACAGATAGATCATTTGGATATACTAGTGAAAATAGAACATCAGATTGTCAAAGTTGTTTTGATACTTGGTGTTGGGCAGGAGATGATAATACAACAACACCAAATACTTATGAACCTGTTATAGGTAGTATACCACCTTGGCTCATCTCAAAAGGTTTAACTACAAATTCGACTTCAACTCCTACAAATGCAAAAGGTGCTAATACCACTAGCAGTACTCAAACAACTACCAGTGGTGCTGAAAAAATTAGTTTATCATCTggaataatgatgataggTGGTTCAATCGTTGCGTTGGGAATGTTATTGTGA